A section of the Spirosoma pollinicola genome encodes:
- a CDS encoding ROK family protein encodes MTIGVDLGGTNVRVGLVDKGVLVDQRSMALEQKDSLSATLAQLIELIRPFTQASVNSIGIGVPSVVDIERGIVYNVVNIPSWEEVPLRDILEKEFDLPVFINNDVNCFILGEHQFGLAKGYRSAVGMSIGTGLGSGIIIDNQLYSGSNCGAGEIGLLPYLDKNIESYAASVFFEAVHGTTALDASQAAKLGSTSALQLWAEFGKHFGVAVKVVLYTYDPDVIILGGSIAKAYPFFKAAMFDSMADFAYPVTLQRLKIFQSQNENIALLGAAALVRQLV; translated from the coding sequence ATGACTATTGGGGTTGATTTAGGAGGGACCAACGTACGGGTTGGTCTGGTCGATAAAGGCGTACTTGTTGACCAGCGTAGCATGGCGCTGGAGCAAAAAGACTCGCTATCGGCAACGCTGGCGCAGTTGATCGAACTGATCCGGCCATTCACGCAGGCATCCGTAAACAGCATCGGTATTGGCGTTCCGTCGGTGGTCGACATAGAGCGAGGCATTGTCTACAATGTGGTCAATATTCCGTCCTGGGAGGAAGTGCCTCTGCGCGATATTCTGGAAAAAGAGTTTGATCTGCCGGTTTTTATCAACAATGATGTAAATTGTTTTATTCTCGGCGAACATCAATTCGGGCTGGCAAAGGGCTATCGGTCGGCGGTCGGGATGTCTATTGGTACGGGCTTGGGTTCGGGTATTATCATCGACAATCAACTCTATTCGGGTAGTAACTGCGGGGCGGGTGAAATTGGGTTGTTGCCTTATCTCGACAAAAACATCGAATCGTATGCTGCTTCCGTTTTTTTTGAGGCTGTTCACGGAACAACTGCTCTTGACGCCAGTCAGGCGGCTAAACTGGGATCGACAAGCGCCCTGCAACTCTGGGCCGAATTTGGAAAACACTTTGGTGTGGCGGTCAAAGTAGTACTCTATACCTACGACCCGGACGTAATTATTCTGGGAGGCTCCATTGCCAAAGCCTATCCTTTTTTCAAAGCCGCCATGTTTGACAGTATGGCTGACTTTGCCTATCCGGTAACCCTCCAGCGGCTGAAAATTTTTCAGTCTCAGAATGAGAACATTGCGTTGCTTGGAGCTGCTGCCCTGGTGCGTCAACTGGTTTAA
- the fabD gene encoding ACP S-malonyltransferase has product MKAYIFPGQGSQFRGMGHDLYQQSEAARQLFDQANQVLGYDLTSIMFEGTDEDLKQTIYTQPAVFLHGVVLALTTNSFAPSMVAGHSLGELSALTAAGVLSFEDGLRLASVRATAMQRACELVQSTMAAVLGLADDVIERVCAEITEEIVVPANYNCPGQVVISGSVAGIQLAETHLKAAGAKRVVQLAVSGAFHSPFMEPARTEFAEAVQNMPFSAPRCPVYQNVNAEATSNPEQIKANLIAQLTSPVRWTQSVERMVADGATEFYECGPGKVLQGLIKKISPATPAVGVQ; this is encoded by the coding sequence ATGAAAGCATACATATTTCCAGGTCAGGGTTCACAATTTCGGGGTATGGGGCACGACCTTTACCAACAGTCAGAAGCCGCCCGTCAGTTATTCGATCAAGCCAATCAAGTTCTGGGTTATGATCTCACCAGCATTATGTTCGAAGGAACCGATGAAGACCTCAAACAAACGATTTATACACAACCGGCTGTTTTTCTGCACGGTGTGGTATTAGCCTTAACCACCAATTCATTTGCGCCTAGTATGGTGGCCGGTCACTCACTGGGCGAATTGTCAGCGCTAACGGCAGCGGGTGTACTGTCCTTCGAAGATGGTTTGCGGCTGGCGTCTGTTCGGGCAACGGCCATGCAACGAGCCTGCGAACTGGTTCAATCGACTATGGCGGCTGTGCTGGGCCTGGCCGATGACGTCATTGAGCGGGTGTGTGCCGAAATTACCGAGGAGATTGTGGTTCCTGCCAATTACAACTGCCCCGGTCAGGTCGTTATTTCGGGAAGTGTAGCGGGTATTCAGCTCGCTGAAACGCATCTGAAAGCTGCCGGTGCCAAACGCGTGGTGCAATTAGCGGTGAGTGGGGCTTTTCACTCTCCCTTTATGGAGCCTGCACGAACAGAATTTGCCGAAGCCGTTCAAAATATGCCGTTCAGTGCGCCCCGTTGCCCCGTTTACCAGAACGTCAACGCCGAAGCCACCTCAAATCCTGAGCAGATTAAAGCCAATCTGATTGCCCAATTAACATCGCCTGTTCGCTGGACACAGTCTGTTGAGCGGATGGTTGCCGACGGGGCTACCGAGTTTTATGAATGTGGGCCGGGCAAAGTGCTACAGGGATTGATCAAAAAGATTAGTCCTGCTACACCTGCAGTTGGTGTACAGTAA
- a CDS encoding carbohydate-binding domain-containing protein, protein MRTGFYTTLCFLVLIGANSCRSSTKGSEEDGKLLAVSWELVSNFTEVENGFKACFTLTNNSSLPLTDANWTLFFNMSPRPVLPAKTPQPATVQHINGDWYKLKPNKGFSLKPGASTTVLYEGTEAITKVTDAPMGMYIVFYD, encoded by the coding sequence ATGCGTACTGGTTTTTATACTACCCTTTGTTTTTTGGTTCTTATTGGTGCAAATAGCTGTCGGTCATCAACTAAAGGAAGCGAAGAAGACGGAAAACTACTGGCTGTTTCCTGGGAACTGGTCAGTAATTTCACGGAGGTAGAAAATGGATTCAAGGCTTGCTTTACGCTGACAAACAACAGCAGCTTACCCCTGACGGATGCGAATTGGACGTTATTTTTCAACATGTCGCCCCGGCCTGTGCTTCCCGCCAAAACACCGCAACCCGCTACGGTTCAGCACATAAACGGCGACTGGTATAAGCTTAAGCCCAATAAAGGGTTTAGCCTTAAACCGGGAGCTTCAACGACCGTTCTGTATGAAGGTACAGAGGCCATTACGAAGGTCACCGATGCTCCTATGGGCATGTACATTGTTTTTTACGATTAG
- a CDS encoding beta-N-acetylhexosaminidase, which yields MVEIANYTVRPFTRKEQMIRGKDDLEPLPTAQNTYRNNLAFSLLPAEQLQKIIPSPIKLTTGAGRLALTSSLPIYAEKGLENEADFLKQKLKALTGKDFSISTGTPSAKGILLKTGPISVKGITKEAYKLDIDGNGVSITGSDAAGVFYGVQSLLALIPIEAYLTPAADIELRYTQIEDAPRFPFRGLHLDVSRNFQTKETILRILDLLAFYKVNQFLFYTTEDEGWRLEIDGLPELTKVGAQRQHTSGKETSVLHPAYGSGPTPYKEGKYGSGYYTKADFVEILKYAKARHIKVIPELNFPGHARAAIKATEARYERLMKEGKPKEASEYRLIDPDDKSVYMSAQGYSDNVVSVGPESTYHFYEKVVDEITKLYKEAGLPMDVMHAGGDEVPEGVWTKSPIAAKLLKDNPTIKDPKNLQAYFFRNLLKRLRKRNLEVHGWEEVALTKLANGTYVPNSEFVGQHVVPYIWNNLFDPDLGNRMANAGYPVILCNVSNFYFDMAYNNDPQEPGLYWAGYVDTRNNWAFAPFDMFKTTYKTAMGKPINFAGLERMRPDARKNVLGIEAQLWSETVKGRDMAEYDILPKLLGFAESAWAPERPWETIENRQAREKSMAVGWNVFANTLAQRELPRLARINGGYNYRLPLPGATFDKGLLTANVELPGLLVRYTTDGSEPTMQSALYTAPVKVTGTVKLKSFDRAGRSSRSAIVAVPNP from the coding sequence GTGGTTGAGATTGCGAACTACACCGTCCGGCCATTTACCCGGAAAGAGCAGATGATTCGGGGTAAGGACGATCTGGAGCCATTGCCAACCGCCCAAAATACGTATCGAAATAATCTGGCGTTTTCCCTGCTACCGGCTGAACAGCTCCAGAAAATCATTCCGTCGCCCATTAAATTGACTACTGGTGCGGGACGGCTGGCCTTAACGTCCTCATTGCCGATTTATGCGGAGAAGGGGCTCGAAAATGAAGCTGATTTCCTGAAACAGAAACTAAAAGCACTAACCGGAAAAGACTTTTCGATCAGCACCGGAACCCCGTCGGCAAAGGGTATTCTCCTGAAAACGGGCCCTATCAGCGTTAAAGGAATTACCAAAGAAGCCTATAAACTGGATATCGACGGAAACGGCGTGTCCATTACCGGAAGCGATGCTGCCGGGGTGTTTTACGGTGTTCAGAGCTTATTGGCACTTATACCTATAGAAGCCTATTTGACCCCGGCAGCCGACATTGAGCTTAGGTACACGCAAATTGAAGACGCTCCCCGTTTCCCATTTCGCGGGCTACACCTGGATGTAAGCCGAAACTTTCAAACGAAGGAGACAATTCTGCGGATTCTTGACCTGCTGGCGTTTTATAAAGTCAACCAATTTTTGTTCTATACGACCGAGGACGAAGGCTGGCGTCTAGAGATTGACGGCCTGCCCGAACTGACCAAAGTTGGTGCACAACGGCAGCATACGTCCGGTAAAGAAACCTCCGTGCTGCACCCGGCCTATGGGTCCGGCCCAACCCCATACAAAGAGGGCAAATACGGCAGTGGCTATTACACAAAGGCTGATTTTGTCGAAATTCTGAAATACGCGAAAGCGCGTCATATCAAGGTTATTCCTGAGTTGAATTTTCCGGGTCATGCGCGGGCCGCTATCAAAGCTACGGAAGCTCGCTACGAGCGGTTGATGAAGGAAGGTAAACCGAAAGAAGCCAGCGAATACCGACTCATCGACCCTGACGACAAATCGGTGTATATGTCGGCGCAGGGATATTCCGACAATGTGGTAAGTGTTGGACCGGAGTCTACCTATCATTTCTATGAAAAAGTGGTAGACGAAATCACTAAACTATACAAGGAAGCTGGCCTTCCGATGGATGTTATGCACGCCGGTGGCGATGAAGTACCCGAAGGGGTCTGGACAAAATCGCCAATAGCGGCCAAACTTCTCAAAGATAACCCGACGATAAAAGACCCTAAAAATTTACAGGCTTATTTCTTCCGCAACTTGCTGAAACGACTCAGAAAACGCAATCTTGAGGTGCATGGCTGGGAGGAGGTTGCCCTTACTAAACTGGCAAACGGGACGTATGTGCCAAATTCCGAATTTGTTGGTCAACATGTGGTTCCTTACATCTGGAACAATCTTTTTGATCCCGATTTAGGTAATCGGATGGCCAATGCCGGATATCCGGTTATTCTGTGCAACGTATCGAATTTCTACTTCGATATGGCCTACAACAACGATCCGCAGGAGCCGGGACTTTATTGGGCCGGATACGTTGACACCCGAAATAACTGGGCCTTTGCCCCCTTCGATATGTTTAAGACTACCTATAAAACGGCTATGGGAAAACCAATCAATTTTGCCGGTCTGGAACGAATGAGGCCCGATGCGCGTAAAAACGTACTGGGTATTGAAGCGCAGCTCTGGAGTGAAACGGTCAAAGGACGCGATATGGCCGAATACGACATTCTGCCCAAGTTACTCGGCTTTGCCGAGAGCGCCTGGGCACCGGAGCGGCCGTGGGAAACCATCGAAAACCGGCAGGCCCGTGAGAAGTCGATGGCCGTGGGCTGGAATGTATTTGCGAATACGCTGGCACAGAGGGAACTGCCCCGACTGGCCCGCATAAACGGGGGGTATAACTATCGGCTGCCGCTGCCGGGGGCTACATTCGACAAAGGTCTGCTAACCGCCAATGTCGAGCTGCCGGGTCTGCTGGTTCGATACACAACCGATGGCTCCGAACCTACCATGCAATCGGCCTTGTATACGGCTCCAGTGAAGGTGACGGGTACGGTGAAACTGAAAAGTTTTGATCGCGCTGGTCGGTCGAGCCGGTCAGCGATTGTTGCCGTTCCAAATCCATGA
- a CDS encoding acyltransferase family protein: MTTSHSPAEPAIAQPAPVKRLLSLDTLRGFDMFWIMGGEEIFHALAKTTGWAWAIVVADQFSHPDWNGFRAYDLIFPLFMFMAGVSTPFSVGSRLDKGVDKTEIARKIISRGLVLVLLGIIYNNGLFTKAIHDMRFPSVLGRIGLAGMFAQLIYLYARPRTQYIWFAGLLLGYWALMMLVPVPGCGAGVLTMECNLASYIDRLVVPGHLYKTIHDPEGLFSTIPAIGNTLLGIFAGSFLQKQGKTGNQKALQLLGAGAVFVLLGWLWNFVFPINKNLWTSSFMLLTGGLSLLLLSVFYWIIDVKGIKRWTFFFTVIGMNSILIYLAGEFIDFGYAARFFFGGLLKLSSSEVVHEVGGALAFIAVEWAFLYILYKKKVFLRV, encoded by the coding sequence ATGACGACATCACATTCGCCCGCTGAACCGGCTATTGCACAGCCTGCGCCTGTTAAACGACTTCTTTCGCTCGATACGCTTCGCGGTTTCGATATGTTCTGGATCATGGGGGGTGAAGAAATCTTTCATGCGCTGGCAAAAACTACCGGTTGGGCCTGGGCTATTGTTGTGGCTGACCAGTTCTCGCACCCCGACTGGAATGGCTTTCGGGCATACGATCTCATCTTTCCGCTCTTTATGTTTATGGCGGGTGTTTCAACGCCATTTTCAGTGGGGTCAAGGCTGGATAAGGGAGTGGACAAAACAGAAATTGCCCGCAAGATTATTAGCCGGGGACTGGTGCTGGTGCTACTTGGGATCATTTATAACAACGGCCTTTTTACTAAAGCTATCCACGATATGCGTTTCCCGAGTGTTCTTGGTCGTATCGGGCTGGCGGGCATGTTTGCGCAGTTAATTTATCTCTATGCCCGGCCACGCACCCAGTACATCTGGTTTGCCGGACTTTTGCTGGGTTATTGGGCCTTGATGATGCTGGTGCCTGTGCCCGGTTGCGGGGCGGGGGTGCTGACTATGGAATGTAATCTGGCCAGTTATATCGATCGGCTGGTGGTTCCGGGCCATTTGTACAAAACGATTCATGACCCGGAAGGACTGTTTTCGACCATCCCGGCCATTGGCAATACGTTGCTCGGCATTTTTGCCGGGTCATTTCTGCAAAAGCAGGGCAAAACGGGAAACCAGAAAGCGCTGCAATTACTGGGGGCAGGTGCCGTTTTTGTACTCCTTGGCTGGCTTTGGAATTTTGTTTTTCCCATCAACAAAAACCTCTGGACCAGCTCGTTTATGCTGCTTACCGGTGGGCTGAGTTTACTGCTGCTGTCGGTATTTTACTGGATCATCGACGTAAAAGGTATCAAACGCTGGACATTTTTCTTCACAGTCATTGGCATGAACTCCATCCTGATCTATCTGGCGGGCGAGTTCATTGATTTTGGCTATGCGGCTCGTTTTTTCTTTGGTGGCCTACTCAAGCTGTCCTCTTCCGAAGTCGTCCATGAGGTGGGTGGTGCGCTGGCTTTTATCGCCGTTGAATGGGCTTTTCTTTACATTTTGTACAAGAAAAAAGTATTCCTTCGGGTGTAA
- a CDS encoding dihydrodipicolinate synthase family protein has product MKTATKGFIPVMLTPFTDNGSIDFDALTRLTEFYLQAGAAGLFANCLSSEMFELSAPERLQIIGHVIKVVNGAVPVVATGTFGGAIDQQADFVKQVHDTGTDAVILITGLLAEETESEAVFNERVFQLLDRTETIPVGFYECPVPYKRLISPENLQLFVNTGRVIYHKDTCLDLDQIKEKIRLASRPGFGLYDAYMGHAVASLKAGSAGLSCIQGNYFPELIVWLCQHYDDASQQEKVDRAQQFLIDKMDVMHHVYPITSKYFLQRRGLNVSTFTRRDVGTFTPAIAQQIDGLFADYARLQEELELNLV; this is encoded by the coding sequence ATGAAAACAGCGACTAAAGGCTTTATTCCGGTGATGCTCACCCCATTTACCGACAACGGCTCCATTGATTTTGATGCCCTGACCCGGCTCACCGAATTTTATCTGCAAGCTGGTGCGGCTGGTTTGTTTGCCAATTGCCTGTCGAGCGAAATGTTTGAATTGAGTGCGCCCGAGCGGCTTCAGATTATCGGCCACGTTATCAAGGTGGTGAACGGGGCCGTTCCTGTTGTGGCCACCGGCACGTTCGGCGGGGCGATTGACCAACAGGCCGATTTTGTGAAACAGGTGCATGACACCGGTACGGATGCCGTTATTCTGATAACGGGTTTGCTGGCGGAGGAAACCGAATCGGAGGCTGTTTTCAACGAGCGCGTTTTTCAGTTGCTGGACCGTACCGAAACGATTCCGGTTGGGTTTTATGAGTGCCCGGTTCCCTATAAACGCCTGATTTCGCCGGAGAACTTACAGCTGTTTGTGAACACCGGGCGGGTCATCTACCACAAAGATACCTGTCTTGACCTGGACCAGATCAAGGAAAAAATCCGACTGGCTTCCCGGCCTGGCTTTGGTTTATATGACGCCTATATGGGGCACGCTGTCGCGTCGTTAAAAGCTGGTTCGGCGGGGCTCTCCTGCATTCAGGGAAATTACTTCCCCGAGTTGATCGTCTGGCTTTGTCAACACTACGATGATGCCAGTCAACAGGAAAAAGTGGACCGGGCTCAACAGTTTCTGATCGATAAAATGGACGTTATGCACCACGTTTACCCGATCACCTCGAAATACTTTTTGCAGCGCCGGGGGCTCAACGTATCCACCTTTACCCGGCGAGACGTAGGCACATTTACGCCAGCCATCGCACAACAAATCGACGGCTTATTTGCTGATTATGCCCGCTTGCAGGAGGAACTTGAGCTGAATTTGGTATAG
- a CDS encoding DegT/DnrJ/EryC1/StrS family aminotransferase, translating to MIKTASTGLLAIEGCEKVVTSTFPWPIYDEQDVQAVADLVRTGQWGNPDCAGAVAEFEQQFARYCGSKYAISCVNGSVSLRLALIACGVRPGDEIIVPPYTFIATASVVLEVNCVPVFVDIHPDTYNLDPAAIEAAITERTKAIIPVHFAGLPCDMEAILDIARRHTLRVIEDAAHAHGAEYKGQKLGSIGDAGSFSFQSSKNLTSGEGGMVITNDDALYQTMNSLRNVGRLPDGQWYDHFNPGCNYRITQLQAVLLSQQLTRLEEQTRIRNENGLYLDSLLENIDGITPLSRGQVEIRHSYHLYIFKYDKATFGMLSKKEFVAMLLAEGLPCSSGYPHPLYKQPVFQEKNWLCYALPDSVDYSTVYCPVAERACADEAVWIFQQAMLGTRSDMDSFADAIRKIQQAVNQ from the coding sequence ATGATCAAGACAGCTTCGACGGGGCTATTAGCTATAGAAGGTTGCGAAAAAGTCGTTACATCTACCTTTCCCTGGCCCATTTACGATGAACAGGATGTGCAGGCCGTGGCCGATTTGGTTCGAACCGGCCAATGGGGAAATCCCGATTGCGCCGGGGCTGTCGCCGAATTTGAGCAGCAGTTTGCCCGGTATTGCGGGAGTAAATATGCCATCAGTTGCGTAAATGGATCGGTATCACTTCGGCTGGCGTTGATTGCCTGTGGAGTGCGCCCCGGCGATGAGATTATTGTACCGCCTTATACATTTATTGCCACTGCTTCTGTGGTATTGGAGGTAAACTGTGTACCCGTCTTTGTCGATATTCACCCCGATACATATAACCTCGACCCTGCTGCCATTGAAGCCGCCATTACCGAGCGCACCAAAGCCATTATACCTGTTCATTTTGCGGGCTTGCCCTGCGATATGGAGGCTATTCTGGACATTGCGCGTCGGCATACATTGCGGGTCATTGAAGATGCCGCCCACGCACACGGGGCCGAATACAAGGGTCAAAAGCTTGGCTCCATTGGCGACGCGGGCAGTTTTAGTTTTCAGTCGTCTAAAAATCTAACCTCGGGCGAGGGAGGCATGGTTATTACCAACGATGATGCGCTGTACCAAACCATGAACTCCCTGCGAAATGTGGGGCGACTCCCGGACGGCCAATGGTATGACCATTTTAATCCGGGCTGCAATTACCGGATCACCCAGCTACAAGCGGTTTTGCTCAGCCAGCAATTAACCCGGCTTGAGGAGCAAACGCGCATTCGAAATGAAAATGGTCTCTATCTGGATAGCCTGCTGGAGAATATAGATGGAATCACTCCGCTGAGTCGGGGACAGGTCGAGATACGCCATTCGTATCATTTGTATATTTTCAAGTATGACAAGGCAACGTTCGGCATGCTGTCGAAAAAGGAATTTGTAGCTATGCTGTTGGCAGAAGGGCTGCCTTGTTCGTCAGGCTACCCGCATCCGCTGTATAAACAACCTGTTTTCCAGGAAAAAAACTGGCTTTGTTATGCCCTCCCCGACTCAGTCGATTATTCGACCGTATACTGCCCGGTTGCCGAACGGGCCTGCGCCGATGAAGCCGTATGGATTTTTCAGCAAGCCATGTTAGGTACACGCAGCGATATGGACTCGTTTGCCGATGCCATTCGTAAAATTCAACAGGCAGTTAATCAATAA
- a CDS encoding sodium:solute symporter, with product MKNLPFFDLAMIAVYLVAMVLVGVYFSRKNENADQFTKASGLIPGWATGLSIYATFLSSNTFLGVPGKAFGGNWNSFVFSLSMPLAAYMAARFFVPFYRQTGEISAYTHFEHRFGPWARTYAVVCFLLTQLARMGSIFLGIALSLQALTGFSMQMIMIVMGVCIIIYTVLGGIEAVIWTEVVQAVVKTFGALLILYLIVQAMPGGVSSIVDIGAAHDKFSLGTFSPDFTQSSFWVVLLYGFFINLNNFGMDQNYIQRYHTTSSAKEASKSLWLCVWLYVPASLLFFVIGSCLFAYYQVHPEFIEAIKQKVALDRLPATASASEVSRLMATLQPADYGDKVMPHFMVTNVPPGLMGLIISAILSAAMSTISSGMNASATVFTEDIYKRYFNPNPSPKKQLLLLHLATVVVGIMGLVAGLAMIGVKSILDAWWTLSGIFAAGMLGLFLLGLISRRTNGHEALTATAIGVLVILWMTFSGNLPDAYSYLRNPLHSNMIIVVGTLTIFLIGILLTKLKSGRVNRTKRAAIVSNN from the coding sequence ATGAAAAACCTTCCTTTTTTTGATCTTGCTATGATTGCCGTCTATCTTGTTGCTATGGTGCTGGTAGGCGTTTACTTTTCCCGAAAAAACGAAAATGCCGATCAGTTTACCAAAGCATCGGGCCTTATTCCGGGTTGGGCAACGGGCTTGTCCATTTACGCTACGTTTCTGAGCAGCAACACATTTTTGGGCGTTCCGGGGAAAGCCTTTGGTGGAAACTGGAATTCATTCGTTTTTAGCTTATCCATGCCTCTGGCTGCATACATGGCGGCTCGTTTTTTTGTGCCGTTCTATCGGCAAACGGGCGAAATATCAGCCTACACTCACTTTGAGCACCGCTTTGGTCCCTGGGCAAGGACCTACGCCGTTGTTTGTTTTTTACTTACCCAACTGGCTCGCATGGGGTCCATTTTTCTGGGTATTGCCCTCAGTTTACAGGCCCTGACGGGTTTCTCGATGCAGATGATTATGATCGTGATGGGCGTTTGCATTATCATCTATACCGTTTTGGGTGGCATAGAAGCCGTCATCTGGACGGAGGTCGTTCAAGCCGTTGTCAAAACGTTTGGTGCCCTGCTGATTCTCTACCTCATTGTTCAGGCCATGCCGGGGGGCGTATCCTCCATTGTGGACATTGGGGCGGCTCATGATAAATTTAGTCTGGGTACGTTTTCGCCCGATTTCACCCAATCTTCGTTTTGGGTGGTGTTGCTATACGGGTTCTTTATCAACCTGAATAACTTCGGGATGGATCAGAATTACATACAGCGATATCATACCACTTCCTCGGCCAAAGAGGCTTCCAAATCGCTCTGGCTTTGCGTATGGCTGTACGTGCCGGCGTCACTTCTGTTTTTTGTCATTGGCTCCTGCCTGTTTGCCTACTATCAGGTTCACCCCGAATTTATCGAAGCCATTAAACAGAAAGTGGCCCTGGATCGCTTACCCGCTACGGCCTCAGCCAGTGAAGTATCCCGGCTAATGGCCACCCTCCAACCCGCCGATTATGGCGATAAAGTAATGCCGCATTTTATGGTAACCAATGTGCCGCCGGGTCTGATGGGCCTGATCATTTCTGCTATCCTGTCGGCGGCCATGAGTACCATCAGTTCGGGCATGAATGCATCGGCAACGGTCTTCACCGAAGATATTTACAAACGCTATTTTAACCCCAATCCGTCTCCCAAAAAACAGCTTTTGCTGCTGCATCTGGCCACGGTGGTGGTTGGCATCATGGGCCTGGTGGCGGGGCTGGCTATGATTGGCGTAAAAAGTATTCTGGATGCCTGGTGGACACTCTCCGGTATTTTTGCGGCTGGAATGCTTGGCCTATTTTTGCTGGGGCTGATCAGTCGGCGTACCAACGGCCACGAAGCCCTTACGGCCACCGCCATTGGTGTGCTGGTTATTCTCTGGATGACCTTTTCCGGCAACCTGCCCGATGCCTATAGCTATCTGCGCAATCCGCTTCATAGCAATATGATTATTGTGGTAGGTACCCTTACCATCTTTTTGATCGGTATACTCTTGACAAAACTAAAAAGCGGTAGAGTAAACCGCACCAAACGAGCGGCTATCGTATCGAATAATTAA
- a CDS encoding glycerophosphodiester phosphodiesterase has product MQTSKRTLRSDLPNNILLAIVQRVRQNAGAVFCFIACWLIGFRPGFGQPAVTDSTGFYRARLVKNYKIGVSAHRGASGIAPENTLATFWLVLQMQVDYIEIDIRTTKDGQLVILHDATLNRTTNGAGPLNGQTLAELKKLSAAKGAGESFQSEQIPSLEEVCQLLADWNAHHQARTKLYVDCKDVAPAPMVAILTQYGLLTDAVFYGSDDNLLALQKVAPLAKLMPSLNKADMMTDKIEKLHPYAFDVSWPAVTEALVENIHQQQIKVFSDLLGGYDSVSQYEKAARLGVDVIQTDHVLHVYKALSTEAVK; this is encoded by the coding sequence ATGCAGACATCAAAAAGGACGCTACGTTCAGACTTGCCGAATAATATCCTGTTGGCAATTGTCCAGAGAGTCCGTCAAAATGCCGGGGCTGTCTTTTGTTTTATTGCCTGTTGGCTGATTGGCTTTAGGCCCGGTTTCGGTCAACCGGCGGTAACTGACTCCACCGGCTTTTATCGGGCCAGGCTAGTCAAAAACTACAAAATTGGTGTTTCCGCGCACCGGGGTGCGTCGGGTATAGCGCCCGAAAATACACTGGCGACTTTTTGGCTTGTTCTACAAATGCAGGTCGATTATATCGAAATTGACATTCGAACAACTAAAGATGGCCAGCTTGTTATTTTACACGACGCTACACTGAATCGCACCACTAACGGAGCCGGACCGCTAAACGGTCAGACACTTGCTGAACTGAAAAAACTATCGGCGGCAAAAGGAGCTGGCGAGTCATTTCAATCCGAACAGATTCCATCACTGGAAGAGGTATGTCAACTACTGGCCGACTGGAATGCTCATCATCAGGCAAGAACAAAGCTGTACGTTGATTGTAAAGACGTAGCCCCAGCGCCAATGGTCGCTATATTAACCCAATATGGGCTCCTGACCGACGCCGTTTTTTACGGTTCCGACGATAACCTGCTCGCCCTGCAAAAGGTGGCTCCGTTGGCAAAGCTTATGCCTTCTCTCAACAAAGCCGACATGATGACCGATAAAATTGAAAAACTGCATCCGTATGCGTTTGATGTAAGCTGGCCTGCCGTTACAGAAGCGCTGGTTGAGAACATTCATCAACAACAGATCAAGGTATTTTCTGACCTGTTAGGTGGCTATGATTCTGTCAGTCAATACGAAAAAGCGGCTCGCCTGGGCGTAGATGTCATTCAAACAGATCATGTTCTTCATGTATATAAGGCACTATCAACAGAAGCGGTTAAGTAA